One SAR202 cluster bacterium genomic window carries:
- a CDS encoding VOC family protein, with protein MVKFKGINHLAMVTGDMDKTVRFYRDILGMPLVATTGNKRGSYPYRHYFFELGQGNTIAFFEWPGMVDEFHKPAGQPARGRWQFDHVSFNVEDENALLALKAHLEASGVEVTEVIDHKIIHSIYFTDPNGIALEASYWVKDPTGKDLDLSDPNFFQDPNPVPSAQPPVKVS; from the coding sequence CAAGACCGTCCGATTCTATCGCGACATCCTCGGCATGCCCCTCGTGGCTACCACCGGCAACAAGCGCGGCAGCTACCCCTACCGCCACTACTTCTTCGAGCTGGGACAAGGCAACACCATCGCCTTCTTCGAATGGCCCGGCATGGTGGACGAATTCCACAAGCCCGCCGGCCAGCCTGCCCGAGGCCGCTGGCAGTTCGACCACGTTTCCTTCAACGTTGAGGACGAAAACGCCCTCCTGGCGCTCAAAGCCCACCTGGAAGCCAGCGGCGTGGAGGTCACCGAAGTCATCGACCACAAGATCATCCACTCCATCTACTTCACCGACCCCAATGGCATCGCCCTGGAGGCCTCCTACTGGGTCAAAGACCCCACCGGCAAAGACCTGGACCTCTCCGACCCCAACTTCTTCCAGGACCCCAACCCGGTACCCTCCGCCCAACCCCCCGTAAAAGTATCTTAG